In one Saimiri boliviensis isolate mSaiBol1 chromosome 19, mSaiBol1.pri, whole genome shotgun sequence genomic region, the following are encoded:
- the IVL gene encoding involucrin, which translates to MSQQHTLPVTLPPALSQELLDTVPPPVTTQQEQRKQPAPLPPPCQKVPVELPVEGPSKHEEKHMTTVKGVPEQECEQQQQPLEQELQQQHWVQDKEHQKAENPVQQLQQEKAQREKQQLQGQLEEEKKLLDQQLDQELAKRDAQLGTKKEQLLEFPEQQEGQLKHLEQQEGQLELPEQQERQLKHLKQQEKPLELPEQQEGQLKHLEQQKPLELPEQQERQLKHLEEQKGQLKHLEHQEGQLELPEQVGQPKHLKQLEKQLEHPEHQEGQLKQLEEKEGQVKHLGEQKEQLKHLEHQEEQLKHLEQQERQLEHLEQQERQLKHLEQHEGQLELPEQQVGQSKHLEQEEKQLKHPEQQEGQLKHLGKQEAQLELPELVGQPKHLEQQEKQLKHPERQEEQLKPQEHQKGQLKDPEQQERQLEQPVFAPAPGQVQDIQQALPPKGEVLLPVEQQQQQQQEAQ; encoded by the coding sequence ATGTCCCAACAACACACACTGCCAGTGACCCTCCCCCCTGCCCTCAGTCAGGAGCTCCTCGACACTGTTCCTCCTCCAGTCACTACCCAGCAGGAGCAAAGGAAGCAGCCAGCTCCACTGCCTCCTCCGTGCCAGAAGGTGCCTGTCGAGCTCCCAGTGGAGGGCCCGTCAAAGCATGAGGAAAAACACATGACTACTGTAAAGGGAGTGCCTGAGCAAGAAtgtgagcagcagcagcaaccacTGGAACAGGAACTGCAGCAACAGCACTGGGTGCAGGATAAGGAACATCAGAAAGCAGAAAACCCTGTGCAACAGCTTCAGCAGGAGAAAGCACAAAGGGAGAAGCAGCAGCTACAGGGACAgctggaagaagagaagaagctCTTGGACCAGCAACTGGATCAAGAGCTAGCCAAGAGAGATGCACAACTGGGAACAAAGAAAGAGCAATTGTTGGAGTTCCCAGAGCAGCAGGAGGGGCAGCTGAAACACCTGGAGCAGCAAGAGGGGCAGCTGGAGCTCCCAGAGCAGCAGGAGAGGCAGCTGAAGCACCTGAAGCAGCAGGAGAAGCCGCTGGAGCTCCCAGAGCAACAGGAGGGGCAGCTGAAGCACCTGGAGCAGCAGAAGCCATTGGAGCTCCCAGAGCAGCAGGAGAGGCAGCTGAAGCACCTGGAAGAGCAGAAAGGGCAGCTGAAACATCTGGAGCACCAGGAGGGGCAGCTGGAGCTCCCAGAGCAGGTGGGTCAGCCAAAGCACCTGAAACAGCTGGAGAAGCAGCTAGAGCACCCAGAGCACCAGGAGGGGCAGCTGAAGCagctggaggagaaggaggggcagGTGAAGCACCTGGGGGAGCAGAAGGAGCAGTTGAAGCATCTAGAGCATCAGGAGGAACAGCTGAAGCATCTGGAGCAGCAGGAGAGGCAGCTAGAGCACCTGGAGCAGCAGGAGCGGCAGCTAAAACATCTGGAGCAGCACGAAGGACAGCTGGAGCTCCCAGAGCAGCAGGTGGGGCAGTCAAAGCacctggagcaggaggagaagcAGCTGAAACACCCAGAGCAGCAGGAGGGGCAGCTGAAGCACCTGGGAAAGCAGGAGGCACAGCTGGAGCTCCCAGAGCTGGTGGGGCAGCCAAAGCACCTGGAGCAGCAGGAGAAGCAACTAAAGCACCCAGAGCGGCAGGAGGAGCAGCTAAAACCTCAGGAGCATCAGAAGGGGCAGCTGAAGGACCCGGAACAGCAGGAGAGACAGCTGGAGCAGCCCGTGTTTGCCCCAGCTCCAGGCCAGGTCCAAGACATCCAACAAGCCCTGCCCCCAAAGGGAGAAGTGTTGCTTCCTgtagagcagcagcagcagcagcagcaggaggcgCAGTGA